The following is a genomic window from candidate division KSB1 bacterium.
AAACAAAATGCTGTCCCTGTTTTTCTGGACTCTTTACAAAAAGATATAACGATAGAAACATTCCCGGACAGAATACATCATTATTATGAATCCGTTTATCGTCCGCAGGAATCCGAAGCAAACTATGAATTAAAAAATTAATGGGAGTGATACGTGAAGTTTATATCAGGTTTATTTCTTTGCCTTATAGTCAGTGTTGCGCTGCTGTTTGCCGCTTCAAATGATTCCGAGTTTGATCATTTTGTGACGGCAGAAGGAGATCAATTGTACGAAGGTGAGAATGTATTGCGTTTTGTGTCTTTTAATGTCCCCAATTTGCTTTGTATAGAAGATAATATGCAGTTCAAGAGCACAAATTTTTGGCGGCTTCCCAATGCGTTTGAAATTCAAGATGCTTTGAATTCTGTAAAACAAATGGGCGGTCAGGTGGTACGGACCTATACGATTACCGTCCGAAGACCCGACAAAGATCCGGAAATTCCGCGTCATGTGGAAGGTCCGGGAGAATTCAATGAAGAGGCGTTTCAGGCGCTGGATCAGGTGCTGGCGCTGGCCAATGAGATCGGTATTCGCGTCATTATTCCATTCGTCGACAATTGGAGCTGGATGGGAGGCAAAGCAGAGTATGCGGCTTTTCGCGGAAAACAGCCGCAAGACTTTTGGACCGATCCGCAGATAAAACAGGATTTTAAAGAGACCATTCGATTTATGGTCAATCGAAAAAACACCCTGACCGGTATTCGCTATAAAAACGACAAGGCCATTCTTGCCTGGGAAACCGGTAATGAACTCGGCGGTTGTCCCGATGCATGGACGAGTGAAATGGCTGCATACATCAAATCGCAGGATTCCAATCACCTGGTGGTGGAATGGACATCAGAGCAGCCGGTTGCGGCAGGCATCCATTGACAATCCGCATATCGATATTGTGACATCGCATCACTATGAAAATCATCCCATGCGTATGCAAGAGCATATCCTCGAAAATGCTGAAAGGGCTCAGGGTAAAAAACCTTATTTGATCGGCGAGTTCGGATGGTTGATGCCCCCTGCCCTGGATCGTCTGCTCAATAAAGTCAAAGATCACCCCGGCGTCTGCGGTGCGCTCTATTGGAGCCTGAGATTTCATAACCGGGATGGTGGATTTTATCGACATTCCGAACCGGCGATTGGAGGTCTGTTCAAGTCTTATCATTTTCCGGGTTTTCCCTCGGGTGCGGCGAATGCCGAACAGGGAATTCTCGAGGTCATGCGCAGCCGGGCATTTGCTTTTCAGGAGAGTCGGCAAGCCCCGATGCTTAACTGTTCCCGCTGCACCTGTCATGCTGCCGGCGGCAGGTCCAGGTCACCTCAGCTGGCAGGGTTCGGTTGGAGCCCGTGCTTATAAACTTGAACGTTCATTACATGGAAAAAACGAATGGGTAACGATTGCGCATCGGGTCTCAGATGCAAAAGTGGCGTACTTTTCCTTGTACAATGATACCACGTTTGAAACCGGACTGGCTTATGATTACCGGGCGCGGGCCGTGAACGAGTCCGGAGTCTCGGAACCGTCAAAACCTGTTGGACCTGTTTCAGCCGACTCTAAAACAATGGTCGATGAACTTTTGTCCTTTGGAAACACCTATTTCCATAAAGGGGATTTTACCTTTGAATCTAAACAGGCCAGACAAACAAAGGAAGATTTGAATCGTCTAACAGGAAAACCGGGCAGCGAACTGGTTTATTATGTGCCGGGTTTTATACGCAGGCTGCGGGCTCAACGTTACTAAGATGGAACCCCAAGTTTTAACTGCTTCTGTCTGAAAACTTAGCGGAATCCAAAACATCAACCTAGTGATGAATCGTTTACAAAATCCATGAGCAATATAATTATCTGCCTCCGATTCTCTCTACCTATCACAATAATCAGCAAAAATACCGGTTTATAAAAATTATTTTCAACCATGACGCTCAGATCGGGAGGCTTGAAATTGACTATTTCGAATAATGAATTGCATCGTTTTGGCGAGTCTGTTAAAACAGAATTGTGGAACAATATTGTACCGTTTTGGAATACACATTGTTTGAACGATGCAAAGCAAATCAATGGCTGCATCAGCAATGATTTAAGCATAATCAAGAATGCGAATGTATCACTGATTCTAACCACTCGCTTACTATGGACGTTTTCAACGTTGTATCGCGCAAGCGGACAATCGGCATTGCTGAACCGGGCCCGGGATATTTACCGGATATTAATGGATACTTTTTACGACAAGCAACTCGGCGGATTCTATTGGACGCTTGATCACCGGGACAACCCTCGTCAATAGTAATAAAAATTCAACGACAGGCCTTTACCACTACGGACTCATGGTATCTTCTCACCACATCCGGCGAGCAACAGGCGCTTGAGCATGCCAAAGACCTGTATACATTAATCGAAAAATACAGTTTTGATCAGGCGAATGCTGGATATTATGAGGCGGCAAACCGGGACTGTTCTTGCTTGCAACTATCCCAGACTCAGGACATTGATATGAATGAAAAGAAATCCATGAATACGCATCTGCATATCTTCATCAGGCTTATACTCATTTATACCGGGCCTGGCCGCATGAACTGAGAGAGCAATTGATACGTCTGCTCGATACGTTTCTTGAGCATATCATTGATCCGGAAACCGCTCATTTTAAATTGTTTTTTGATGAGAAATGGAATTCAAAATCCATGAATGTATCTTTTGGACATGATATTGAAGGCAGCTGGCTTTTATGTGAAACGGTGGATGTGATTGCTGATGATGACCGGTTGAACAGAATCAGGCAATGGGCACTGCGCGTTGCCGAGGTGACCGCAGCCGAGGGCACTAGTAAAGATCATGGCATCTATTACGGATGAATGGCAAAAGCGAGATCGATACGGATTTTCATTGGTGGGTGCAGGCAGAGGCGCTGGTTGGATTTTTGAATGCATATCAGATAAACAAAGATGACATTTATTTGAGCATCGCCGATGATATTTGGGAGTTTATACGGAAACGTATTGTGGATCATAAACACGGGGAGTGGTTTTACAGAATTGACGAAAATCACAACCCCTCTGCTGATGAATACAAGGTATCCGAGTGGAAGGGCCCTTATCATAACAGCCGGGCCTGTCTCGAAATTATCAGACGAATAAATGAATGAACAGAATAATAAAAGGTGTAAAAAATGAAAGCTGATTTTAAGCAAGCCGTTAAACAGTTGTTGGATGAACATAAAGCCTTTATTGACAAAAATAATGAGGAATTGCCGACTGAAAACGGCATTTTTACTCGATTTCGAAATCCGATCGTTATAGATAAACATGCTCCGGTTGAGTGGCGCTATGATCTGAATGAGAACACCAATCCTTTTTTACTGGAACGGATGGGTGTAAACGCTGCTTTTAACGCCGGGGCTATCGAGATAGACGGCAAAATTGCATTAGCTGTTCGGGTCGAGGGCAATGACCGAAAATCGTTTTTTGCGATCGCCGAAAGCGAGTCAGGTGTTGATAAATTTCGTTTTCGAGAATTCCCGGTTGTGATGCCGGAAACCAGCGAACCGGATGTGAATGTTTACGACATGCGTTTGACCCGCCATGAAGACGGCTGGATCTATGGCGTGTTCTGCACCGAACGCAAAGACCCGAATGCGCCTCCGGGAGATTTATCTTCAGCTGTCGCACAGGCCGGAATTGCACGCACCCGCGATTTAAACGAGTGGGAACGTCTCCCTGATCTCAAAACCCCGTCTCCGCAGCAGCGTAATGTGGTGCTGCATCCGGAATTTGTCGACGGAAAATACGCCTTTTACACCCGTCCACAGGATGATTTTATCCAGGCCGGATCCGGCGGCGGAATTGGATGGGTCTGGCTGAGGATATTACAAATCCGGTCATTGAACAGGAAACCGTGATTGAAGAACGCGCCTATCATACCATCAAAGAATCCAAAAACGGGCTCGGACCGGCTCCGATCAAAACGCCGCACGGCTGGCTGCATTTGGCGCATGGTGTGCGCGGCTGCGCCGCCGGACTGCGTTATGTTGACGGTGTTCACTACCACTCAATGACCCGACCCGATTGATTTTTCAGCCCGGCGGTTATTTCCTCGCCCCCCAATATGATGAACGCGTGGGCGATGTATCGAATGTGGTCTTCAGCAACGGCTGGGTGGCCCGGGACAATGGTGAGTTGTTCATTTACTATGGTTCTTCCGATACCCGCATGCACGTGGTCCGCAGCACGGTGGACAAGCTTGTGGATTATACCATGAACACCCCGCAAGACGGCGGCCGGTCCTATGCATGCGTTCAACAGCGCATTCAGCTGATAAAAAACAATCAAAAATAGATGTGGTTCGACAATTGAAAAATCATGGCCGTAAAATCAAATTGCACTGGTTGTTCCTGATCCGGGGAATAATCTTGAGTCGTGTTTCGTTTGTTAAGGTGCATTCCCCATTGAGACGATAAAATGCCTGTAATGCTTCCGGGCCGATGATGCACCGCTTCGTATGGTGATCATGGCAGACCGGACAGGCGGTATGAGAGGCGGAGTGTTTCGTTCCGCTGTAGACAACGTCAATCGACTTCAACCGGATATTGTCCTTTCCGTTGGGGATCTGGTCGACGGTTATACAACGGATTCTACCTATTTACATGAACAATGGTCGGAATTTAACGATATCATACAAAAGTTAACTTTACCGTTTTTTTATCTGCCCGGCAATCATGACATCAGCAATGAATGGATGCGTACGGAATGGGAACGTCGGTTTGGCCGGTCGTATTATTATTTTGTCTACAAAGATGTGCTGTTTTTGATGCTGAATACCGAACCGGATTCACGAATCGATGCCGCACAGATCAACTATTTTACCCGGATTTTAAAAAAGTATCATGATGTAACGGACTTGCTCTCATGCATCGTCCCGCACCGTCACCAGAAAGGCGGCTATGATGCGCTGGAAGAGGTTCTGGCCGGGCGGGACTATACGGTATATTCCGGTCATCACCATCACTATCTCAAAGCCGAACGTCACGGCCGGCGCCATTACGTACTCGGGACTACCGGAGGCGGTAGCGCAGGCCGCGCGGCCAACGATCGGGAGAGATTGATCACATCATGTGGGTGACCATGACTCCGGATGGACCTCAAAACGCTGTCATTACTCTGGATGGTATTTTAGGCGACAATATTGTCACGGAAAAGACCTATCCTGTGGTTACTGCACTGCGGAACGAAAACTGGTTTCGCATCAAGCCGGTGGTTCACCCCGGAGAGTATTTCAAAAAACTGAATACCTCT
Proteins encoded in this region:
- a CDS encoding cellulase family glycosylhydrolase, translating into MKFISGLFLCLIVSVALLFAASNDSEFDHFVTAEGDQLYEGENVLRFVSFNVPNLLCIEDNMQFKSTNFWRLPNAFEIQDALNSVKQMGGQVVRTYTITVRRPDKDPEIPRHVEGPGEFNEEAFQALDQVLALANEIGIRVIIPFVDNWSWMGGKAEYAAFRGKQPQDFWTDPQIKQDFKETIRFMVNRKNTLTGIRYKNDKAILAWETGNELGGCPDAWTSEMAAYIKSQDSNHLVVEWTSEQPVAAGIH
- a CDS encoding AGE family epimerase/isomerase gives rise to the protein MNGKSEIDTDFHWWVQAEALVGFLNAYQINKDDIYLSIADDIWEFIRKRIVDHKHGEWFYRIDENHNPSADEYKVSEWKGPYHNSRACLEIIRRINE
- a CDS encoding metallophosphoesterase translates to MADRTGGMRGGVFRSAVDNVNRLQPDIVLSVGDLVDGYTTDSTYLHEQWSEFNDIIQKLTLPFFYLPGNHDISNEWMRTEWERRFGRSYYYFVYKDVLFLMLNTEPDSRIDAAQINYFTRILKKYHDVTDLLSCIVPHRHQKGGYDALEEVLAGRDYTVYSGHHHHYLKAERHGRRHYVLGTTGGGSAGRAANDRERLITSCG